One segment of Agrococcus sp. ProA11 DNA contains the following:
- a CDS encoding ABC transporter permease subunit produces MTTTSESARTSAPKRGIMHQPPSLRTMIVKIAMLAIVDAIAVFAMTILFFQESWTVLAVLVLATLLVNIVYLSPGLLPAKYLTPGLVFLAIFQIFVVLYSCYIAFTNYGDGHNSTKEDAIAALVSQNTQRIEGSPVYQVQVVENLTGLGLLATAPDGAVLVGTADDALAPVDPAAVTLDGSRATAVEGWTSLSMQDVLQRQQEITSLQVPLDEELEGGFLRTSNAVQAFVFQSNFVYDADADTLTDSASGTVYRDLGNGQFETEAGEVLGTGWQILVGFENFLYPFQNQKYGEALFSVTVWTFGFALLSVGLTFVLGLFLALTLNDPRMRSRKVYRVLSILPYAFPSFLSALVWLGLLNTEFGFINEVLFGSANIPWLTDPWLAKFSVLLVNIWLGFPYMFLICMGALQSIPEELTEAATVDGASPWQVFSSIKFPLLLVSTAPLLISSFAFNFNNFNTIYLLTRGGPRMAGVDENVGHTDLLITLVYKTAFEAGTRDYGLASALSIIIFLIVATISLIAFSRTKALEELN; encoded by the coding sequence GTGACGACGACGTCCGAATCCGCACGCACGAGTGCCCCGAAGCGGGGCATCATGCACCAGCCGCCCAGCCTGCGCACCATGATCGTGAAGATCGCGATGCTCGCGATCGTCGATGCGATCGCCGTGTTCGCGATGACGATCCTCTTCTTCCAGGAGAGCTGGACGGTGCTCGCGGTGCTCGTGCTCGCGACGCTGCTGGTCAACATCGTCTACCTCTCGCCCGGGCTGCTGCCGGCGAAGTACCTCACGCCGGGGCTCGTCTTCCTGGCCATCTTCCAGATCTTCGTCGTGCTGTACTCCTGCTACATCGCCTTCACGAACTACGGCGACGGGCACAACTCCACGAAAGAGGACGCGATCGCCGCGCTCGTGTCGCAGAACACGCAGCGCATCGAGGGGTCGCCCGTCTACCAGGTGCAGGTCGTCGAGAACCTCACCGGCCTGGGCCTGCTCGCCACGGCACCCGACGGCGCCGTGCTCGTCGGCACGGCAGACGACGCGCTCGCCCCGGTCGACCCGGCCGCGGTGACGCTGGATGGTTCGCGCGCCACGGCGGTCGAGGGCTGGACCAGCCTGTCGATGCAGGACGTGCTGCAGCGCCAGCAGGAGATCACGAGCCTGCAGGTGCCGCTCGACGAGGAGCTCGAAGGCGGCTTCCTGCGCACCTCCAATGCCGTGCAGGCGTTCGTCTTCCAGTCGAACTTCGTCTACGACGCGGACGCCGACACCCTGACCGACTCCGCATCCGGCACCGTCTACCGCGATCTCGGCAACGGCCAGTTCGAGACCGAGGCGGGCGAGGTGCTCGGCACCGGCTGGCAGATCCTGGTCGGCTTCGAGAACTTCCTCTACCCGTTCCAGAACCAGAAGTACGGCGAGGCGCTGTTCTCCGTGACGGTCTGGACCTTCGGCTTCGCGCTGCTGTCAGTCGGGCTGACGTTCGTGCTCGGCCTGTTCCTGGCGCTGACGCTGAACGATCCGCGCATGCGCTCGCGCAAGGTCTACCGGGTGCTGTCGATCCTGCCGTACGCCTTCCCGTCGTTCCTGTCGGCCCTGGTCTGGCTCGGCCTGCTGAACACCGAGTTCGGCTTCATCAACGAGGTGCTGTTCGGCTCCGCCAACATCCCCTGGCTCACCGATCCCTGGCTGGCGAAGTTCTCGGTGCTGCTGGTCAACATCTGGCTCGGCTTCCCCTACATGTTCCTCATCTGCATGGGCGCGCTGCAGTCCATCCCCGAGGAGCTCACCGAGGCGGCCACCGTCGACGGTGCGAGCCCCTGGCAGGTCTTCAGCAGCATCAAGTTCCCGCTGCTGCTCGTGTCGACGGCACCGCTGCTCATCTCGTCGTTCGCGTTCAACTTCAACAACTTCAACACCATCTACCTGCTGACGCGCGGCGGGCCGCGCATGGCGGGAGTGGATGAGAACGTCGGGCACACCGACCTGCTGATCACGCTGGTCTACAAGACCGCCTTCGAGGCCGGAACGCGCGACTACGGCCTCGCATCCGCGCTGTCGATCATCATCTTCCTGATCGTCGCGACCATCTCGCTGATCGCGTTCTCGCGCACCAAGGCGCTGGAGGAGCTCAACTGA
- a CDS encoding sugar ABC transporter permease → MSTELDPGAAQTARPRPVARPRMSAGKWLRTLGWRHLVGIAIVIFATFPLVYVLSASFNPSGTLTGSNQLFRSLSVDNYVQLLTDTRRPYAIWFTNTLIVGIVTSLGTVLLGALAAYAFSRMRFTGRRQGLFGLILVQMFPQLLAVVAIYALMRGISQVFPAIGLDTLVGLIMIYLGGALGVNTYLMYGFFNTVPASIDEAAKIDGAGHARIFFTIILPLVAPILAVIGLLSFIGTTNDFLIASVILNSPDKLTLAVGLFRYVSEETNTNYPVFAAGAVLAAIPVMALFLWLQKYIVSGLTAGAVK, encoded by the coding sequence ATGAGCACAGAACTCGACCCCGGCGCCGCCCAGACGGCGCGCCCCCGCCCCGTGGCCCGACCGCGGATGTCGGCAGGCAAGTGGCTCCGCACCCTCGGCTGGCGCCACCTGGTCGGCATCGCGATCGTGATCTTCGCCACGTTCCCGCTCGTCTACGTGCTGAGCGCCTCGTTCAACCCGAGCGGCACGCTGACCGGCTCGAACCAGCTCTTCCGCTCGCTGTCGGTCGACAACTACGTGCAGCTGCTGACCGACACCCGGCGTCCCTACGCGATCTGGTTCACGAACACGCTCATCGTCGGCATCGTCACATCGCTCGGCACCGTGCTGCTGGGTGCGCTCGCCGCCTACGCGTTCTCACGGATGCGCTTCACCGGCAGGCGCCAGGGGCTGTTCGGGCTGATCCTCGTGCAGATGTTCCCGCAGCTGCTCGCGGTGGTCGCGATCTACGCGCTCATGCGCGGCATCAGCCAGGTCTTCCCCGCCATCGGCCTCGACACCCTGGTCGGCCTCATCATGATCTACCTGGGCGGCGCGCTGGGCGTGAACACGTACCTGATGTACGGATTCTTCAACACCGTGCCCGCATCGATCGACGAGGCGGCGAAGATCGACGGCGCGGGTCACGCGCGCATCTTCTTCACGATCATCCTGCCGCTGGTGGCACCCATCCTCGCCGTCATCGGGCTGCTGTCGTTCATCGGCACCACGAACGACTTCCTGATCGCCTCCGTGATCCTGAACAGCCCCGACAAGCTCACGCTGGCGGTGGGCCTGTTCCGCTACGTGTCCGAGGAGACGAACACCAACTACCCCGTCTTCGCCGCCGGCGCGGTGCTCGCCGCGATCCCCGTCATGGCCCTGTTCCTCTGGCTGCAGAAGTACATCGTGAGCGGTCTCACGGCGGGCGCGGTGAAGTAG
- a CDS encoding sodium-dependent transporter, whose translation MPVTKAPIDRGRFSNKTVFILAAIGSAVGLGNIWRFPYVAYEGGGGAFILPYLIALLVAGIPLLLLDYAIGHSQRGSAPLAFARLSRRLEFIGWWQVAICVVIAVYYAAILAWSAQYVGFSFTQAWGDDPEGFLFGDFLQAADNEVTLQFVPAVLIPMVVIWALTIIIMALGVQKGIGATAVLFIPVLLITFGALVVQALSLPGAFDGLQTLFAPNWAALLQPAVWASAFGQIFFSLSVGFGIMITYSSYVGRKTDMTGSGFVVGFANSGFELLAGIGVFSALGFLAQSSGLAVSEVVTAGIGLAFVAFPAIISQAPLGALLGVLFFTSLVLAGFTSLISVLEVVISAVRDKLELGRVQAALIVTVPMAAVSIVLFSTTSGVLVLDIADYFINRFGILLVALIAMLSIAWGVRRVPSLAQHMNRYGSVKLGRWWVALVMVITPIAIAIMLVLEVGAAIAEPYGGYPAWMLGVFGWGAAGAALVAAILLSIPKWKSATPLEAPEHDEEVIR comes from the coding sequence ATGCCCGTCACCAAGGCCCCCATCGACCGCGGTCGGTTCTCCAACAAGACCGTCTTCATCCTGGCCGCCATCGGCTCGGCAGTCGGCCTCGGCAACATCTGGCGCTTCCCCTACGTCGCCTACGAGGGCGGCGGCGGCGCGTTCATCCTGCCGTACCTCATCGCGTTGCTGGTGGCCGGCATCCCGCTGCTGCTGCTCGACTACGCGATCGGCCACTCGCAGCGCGGCTCCGCGCCGCTGGCCTTCGCCCGGCTGTCCCGCAGGCTCGAGTTCATCGGCTGGTGGCAGGTGGCGATCTGCGTCGTCATCGCCGTGTACTACGCAGCGATCCTCGCCTGGTCGGCGCAGTACGTCGGCTTCTCGTTCACCCAGGCGTGGGGCGACGACCCAGAGGGATTCCTGTTCGGCGACTTCCTGCAGGCGGCCGACAACGAGGTGACCCTGCAGTTCGTGCCGGCCGTGCTGATCCCGATGGTGGTCATCTGGGCGCTCACGATCATCATCATGGCGCTCGGCGTGCAGAAGGGCATCGGAGCCACCGCAGTGCTGTTCATCCCGGTGCTGCTGATCACCTTCGGCGCGCTGGTGGTGCAGGCGCTGTCGCTGCCCGGTGCGTTCGACGGGCTGCAGACCCTCTTCGCGCCCAACTGGGCGGCGCTGCTCCAACCGGCCGTGTGGGCGAGCGCCTTCGGCCAGATCTTCTTCTCGCTGTCCGTCGGCTTCGGCATCATGATCACCTACTCGTCCTACGTCGGCAGGAAGACCGACATGACCGGATCCGGCTTCGTCGTCGGCTTCGCCAACTCGGGCTTCGAGCTGCTCGCCGGCATCGGCGTGTTCAGCGCGCTCGGCTTCCTGGCGCAGTCGTCCGGCCTCGCCGTCTCCGAGGTCGTGACCGCAGGTATCGGACTCGCCTTCGTCGCCTTCCCGGCGATCATCTCCCAGGCGCCCCTGGGAGCGCTGCTCGGCGTGCTGTTCTTCACCTCGCTGGTGCTGGCGGGCTTCACGTCACTCATCAGCGTCCTCGAGGTCGTCATCTCTGCGGTCCGCGACAAGCTCGAGCTCGGCCGCGTGCAGGCAGCGCTCATCGTCACGGTGCCCATGGCGGCCGTGAGCATCGTGCTGTTCTCGACCACGAGCGGCGTGCTCGTGCTCGACATCGCCGACTACTTCATCAACCGCTTCGGCATCCTGCTCGTCGCGCTCATCGCGATGCTGTCCATCGCGTGGGGCGTGCGCCGCGTGCCATCGCTCGCGCAGCACATGAACCGCTATGGGTCGGTGAAGCTCGGGCGCTGGTGGGTCGCGCTCGTGATGGTCATCACCCCGATCGCGATCGCGATCATGCTCGTGCTCGAGGTCGGCGCCGCGATCGCGGAGCCCTACGGCGGCTATCCGGCCTGGATGCTCGGCGTGTTCGGCTGGGGCGCCGCGGGCGCCGCGCTCGTCGCGGCGATCCTGCTCTCGATCCCGAAGTGGAAGTCCGCGACGCCGCTCGAGGCGCCGGAGCATGACGAGGAGGTGATCCGATGA
- a CDS encoding methionine/alanine import family NSS transporter small subunit, whose protein sequence is MTIGAIVMMTISIVVLWGGLTAAIVNIIRFKGPEPGDSMRDL, encoded by the coding sequence ATGACCATCGGAGCCATCGTGATGATGACGATCAGCATCGTCGTCCTGTGGGGCGGCCTCACCGCCGCGATCGTGAACATCATCCGTTTCAAGGGCCCTGAGCCCGGGGACTCGATGCGAGACCTGTGA
- a CDS encoding glycoside hydrolase family 13 protein, with protein MLQPHHDGSSLHVSTLTPTMGEIVRVRLRVPVSHDTPLEVLVRSNPDREPFFNKALHVGTAGAYDWWEAEIRVVNPVHRYRWLVHYASGHTEWINQEGVHPIETRDDADFALVAYPSPPSWATDAVLYQVFPDRFARSQQAEQHATPEWAQAASWDEPVIGTGPGVSTQLYGGDLPGVEEHLDHLVELGATVLYLTPVFPGDSNHRYNASTFDVVDPLLGGDEALVSLVEAAHARGLKVMGDLTSNHTGDTHAWFQAAQADEDAPERAFYYFHDGGTYASWLGHGSLPKLNWNSQELRDRFIEGPDSVVGKWLRPPYSFDGWRIDVANMTGRYESDDLNAEVRQIIRKTMIDINPDTLLLGESTNDATDDFQGDAWHGAMTYANFTRPVWGWLSVPGSAAFGGLGMARSVIPSYSGVDVHAQHQRFVAGIPWRTRLHNMNALDTHDTPRFATNALPGAVPVALGMAVALPGIPVVWSGDELGLTGANGEDSRTPMPWDTIDEHAESIDLYRALLALRSQQPALRGGGMRWLHVGEEALVWIRETRDSSVLCVAARGFYDVVIDEGDVGLAGEPTRLFGDGGVSIFGDGGVRLTGSGPAFAAWGLPGVVLPHTDGDDEQAQRDMLDENAAQDAALAHGEAAAPTLTAAWSKDTLDE; from the coding sequence GTGCTCCAGCCTCACCACGACGGTTCATCCCTCCACGTCTCGACGCTGACGCCCACCATGGGCGAGATCGTCCGGGTGCGCCTGCGCGTGCCCGTCTCGCACGACACCCCGCTCGAGGTGCTCGTGCGCTCCAACCCTGATCGCGAGCCCTTCTTCAACAAGGCCCTGCACGTCGGCACCGCCGGCGCCTACGACTGGTGGGAAGCCGAGATCCGGGTGGTGAATCCCGTGCACCGCTACCGATGGCTCGTGCACTACGCCTCTGGTCACACCGAGTGGATCAACCAGGAGGGCGTGCACCCGATCGAGACCCGCGACGACGCGGACTTCGCGCTGGTGGCATACCCGTCGCCGCCGTCCTGGGCGACGGATGCGGTGCTCTACCAGGTGTTCCCCGACCGGTTCGCGCGCTCGCAGCAGGCCGAGCAGCACGCGACCCCGGAGTGGGCGCAGGCGGCGTCATGGGACGAGCCGGTGATCGGCACGGGCCCCGGAGTCTCCACCCAGCTCTACGGCGGCGACCTGCCCGGCGTCGAGGAGCACCTCGATCACCTGGTCGAGCTGGGAGCCACGGTGCTGTACCTGACTCCAGTCTTCCCCGGCGACTCGAACCACCGCTACAACGCCTCCACCTTCGACGTCGTCGATCCGCTGCTCGGCGGCGACGAGGCGCTCGTCTCGCTCGTCGAGGCGGCGCACGCGCGCGGTCTCAAGGTGATGGGGGATCTGACGAGCAACCACACGGGCGACACGCATGCCTGGTTCCAGGCCGCCCAGGCCGACGAGGATGCCCCGGAGCGCGCGTTCTACTACTTCCACGACGGCGGCACCTACGCCTCGTGGCTGGGGCACGGGTCGCTGCCCAAGCTGAACTGGAACTCGCAGGAGCTGCGCGACCGGTTCATCGAGGGCCCCGACTCGGTGGTCGGCAAGTGGCTGCGGCCGCCGTACTCGTTCGACGGCTGGCGCATCGACGTCGCCAACATGACCGGCCGCTACGAGTCGGACGACCTGAACGCCGAGGTGCGGCAGATCATCCGCAAGACCATGATCGACATCAACCCGGACACGCTGCTGCTGGGGGAGTCGACCAACGACGCGACGGATGATTTCCAGGGCGATGCCTGGCATGGCGCGATGACCTACGCGAACTTCACGCGCCCCGTGTGGGGCTGGCTGTCGGTGCCGGGCTCGGCGGCGTTCGGCGGCCTCGGCATGGCGCGGTCGGTCATCCCCTCCTACTCCGGTGTCGACGTGCACGCGCAGCACCAGCGCTTCGTCGCGGGCATCCCGTGGCGCACGAGGCTCCACAACATGAACGCGCTCGACACGCACGACACCCCGCGCTTCGCCACCAACGCGCTGCCCGGCGCCGTGCCCGTCGCGCTCGGCATGGCCGTGGCGCTGCCGGGCATCCCGGTGGTCTGGTCGGGCGACGAGCTGGGGCTCACGGGCGCCAACGGCGAGGATTCCCGCACGCCCATGCCGTGGGACACCATCGATGAGCATGCCGAATCCATCGACCTCTACCGGGCGCTGCTCGCGCTTCGCAGCCAGCAGCCCGCGCTCCGCGGGGGCGGGATGCGGTGGCTGCACGTGGGTGAGGAGGCACTCGTGTGGATCCGCGAGACGCGCGACTCCAGCGTGCTGTGCGTTGCCGCTCGAGGCTTCTATGACGTGGTCATCGACGAGGGCGACGTGGGCCTCGCCGGGGAGCCGACGCGGCTGTTCGGCGACGGCGGCGTCAGCATCTTCGGCGACGGCGGCGTGCGCCTGACCGGCTCCGGTCCCGCGTTCGCGGCCTGGGGGCTGCCGGGCGTCGTGCTGCCGCATACCGACGGTGACGACGAGCAGGCGCAGCGAGACATGCTGGACGAGAATGCGGCGCAGGACGCCGCGCTCGCCCACGGCGAGGCTGCCGCGCCGACGCTCACCGCCGCCTGGAGCAAGGACACCCTCGACGAGTAG
- a CDS encoding MaoC family dehydratase N-terminal domain-containing protein — translation MAVNPEIQGRQYPPTAPYLVGREKVREFARAVLATHPQHHDVDAARAAGHPDVVAPPTFPIVIQQLTWNQLLDDPAAGIVLERIVHGDQRFTATRPIVAGDELTAQLTVTRVRSLGGNDMVTCETEVTDAAGSHVVTATSSLVVAGAA, via the coding sequence GTGGCAGTGAACCCCGAAATCCAGGGCAGGCAGTACCCGCCCACGGCCCCCTATCTGGTCGGGCGCGAGAAGGTGCGCGAGTTCGCCCGCGCGGTGCTCGCGACGCACCCCCAGCACCACGACGTCGACGCCGCACGCGCGGCCGGGCACCCCGATGTCGTCGCGCCCCCGACGTTCCCGATCGTCATCCAGCAGCTCACCTGGAACCAGCTCCTCGACGACCCCGCCGCGGGCATCGTGCTCGAGCGCATCGTCCACGGCGACCAGCGCTTCACCGCTACGCGACCGATCGTCGCCGGTGATGAGCTCACGGCGCAGCTGACGGTCACGCGCGTGCGATCGCTGGGCGGCAACGACATGGTGACCTGCGAGACCGAGGTCACGGATGCGGCCGGCAGCCACGTGGTGACGGCGACGTCGTCGCTCGTGGTGGCGGGGGCGGCGTGA
- a CDS encoding MaoC/PaaZ C-terminal domain-containing protein: MGATSNELGQLEVGQVVAERELLLTRETLVRYAGASGDFNAIHYRDDVAVAVGLPGVLAHGMLTMGAAVQPVVDWAGPARILDYQVRFTRPVVVDADAGARLFVVATVAQLGEGTARIDLIVTFDEKTVLGKAQVVVATDR; encoded by the coding sequence ATGGGCGCGACGTCGAACGAGCTCGGACAGCTCGAGGTCGGCCAGGTGGTGGCCGAGCGCGAGCTGCTGCTGACGCGCGAGACCCTGGTGCGCTACGCCGGTGCCTCCGGCGACTTCAACGCGATCCACTACCGCGATGACGTCGCCGTCGCCGTCGGGCTGCCGGGCGTGCTCGCCCACGGCATGCTCACGATGGGTGCAGCCGTGCAGCCGGTCGTCGACTGGGCCGGCCCCGCGCGCATCCTCGACTACCAGGTGCGCTTCACGCGTCCGGTGGTCGTCGATGCGGATGCCGGTGCGCGCCTCTTCGTGGTCGCGACCGTCGCGCAGCTCGGCGAGGGCACCGCACGCATCGACCTGATCGTCACCTTCGACGAGAAGACCGTGCTCGGCAAGGCACAGGTCGTCGTCGCCACGGATCGATGA
- a CDS encoding UDP-N-acetylmuramate dehydrogenase produces MSAPTPETAPVSRKLADATTMRVGGEVEDWVVATTREAIAAAYADALDDDATPLLVLGGGSNTVAASEHFDGTVLQVATRGIRTQAAAEPPHRPTGEEPPDDDSVVLRVEAGESWEGLVAHTVADGLAGLEALSGIPGSVGAAPIQNIGAYGQEVASTLVSIELLERETLEVRHVPASELRLGYRDSAMKQGLLSGIVLSVDLRLHRAPDGRSQPVAYQQLATALGVDLGTRVPLEDVRTTVLELRRSKGMVLSDDPDSVSAGSFFTNPIVSARFANELPSDAPRWSVAPRPSATVLPLDADTPAIDALPSLDRPVPQVKLSAAWLIEHAGIERGFALPGSRAAISSKHTLALTNRGGATGEQVAELARFVQARVENQFGVHLVPEPVLVNLPL; encoded by the coding sequence ATGAGCGCTCCGACTCCCGAGACCGCGCCCGTCTCTCGCAAGCTCGCGGACGCCACCACCATGCGCGTCGGCGGCGAGGTCGAGGACTGGGTGGTGGCGACCACGCGCGAGGCCATCGCAGCCGCGTACGCCGACGCACTGGACGACGATGCGACGCCGCTGCTGGTGCTCGGCGGCGGCTCCAACACGGTGGCGGCGTCGGAGCACTTCGACGGCACCGTGCTGCAGGTCGCGACCCGCGGCATCCGCACGCAGGCCGCCGCGGAACCGCCCCATCGCCCGACGGGCGAGGAGCCGCCCGACGATGACTCCGTGGTGCTGCGCGTCGAAGCGGGGGAGTCGTGGGAGGGACTGGTCGCGCACACGGTCGCCGATGGTCTCGCTGGCCTGGAAGCGCTGAGCGGCATTCCCGGCTCTGTCGGTGCGGCACCCATCCAGAACATTGGTGCCTACGGGCAGGAGGTCGCCTCGACCCTGGTGAGCATCGAGCTGCTGGAGCGCGAGACGCTGGAGGTCCGGCACGTGCCCGCGTCGGAGCTGCGACTGGGCTATCGCGACTCGGCCATGAAGCAGGGGCTGCTCTCCGGCATCGTGCTGTCGGTCGACCTGCGCCTGCACCGCGCGCCGGACGGTCGCAGCCAGCCGGTGGCCTACCAGCAGTTGGCGACCGCCCTGGGCGTCGACCTCGGCACCCGCGTGCCACTGGAGGACGTGCGGACGACGGTGCTGGAGCTGCGGCGGTCGAAGGGCATGGTGCTCTCCGACGACCCGGATTCGGTGAGCGCGGGCTCGTTCTTCACCAACCCCATCGTCTCCGCCAGGTTCGCCAACGAGCTGCCTTCCGACGCGCCCCGCTGGTCGGTCGCGCCGCGCCCCTCAGCGACGGTGCTGCCGCTGGACGCCGACACGCCGGCGATCGACGCGCTGCCGTCGCTCGACCGGCCCGTGCCGCAGGTGAAGCTCTCGGCGGCATGGCTGATCGAGCACGCCGGCATCGAGCGCGGCTTCGCGCTGCCGGGTTCCCGCGCAGCGATCTCGTCGAAGCACACGCTCGCGCTCACGAACCGCGGGGGAGCGACGGGCGAGCAGGTGGCAGAGCTGGCCCGCTTCGTGCAGGCGCGCGTCGAGAACCAGTTCGGCGTGCACCTCGTGCCAGAACCGGTGCTCGTGAACCTGCCGCTGTAG
- a CDS encoding VOC family protein has translation MAQAPKQLRLVVEVDDIDAALAFYRDALGLPEVAAFQGDGDARVAILDAGRATLELANPAQKRMIDRVEAGGQPSPRIRVAFEVEDAAGVTRRLEGAGATLVAAPIETPWRSLNARLDAPAQLQLTIFQELDGQETFVGGAAAADG, from the coding sequence ATGGCACAGGCACCGAAGCAGCTGCGGCTCGTCGTCGAGGTCGACGACATCGACGCGGCCCTCGCGTTCTACCGAGACGCGCTCGGGCTGCCGGAAGTCGCGGCGTTCCAGGGTGACGGCGACGCCAGAGTCGCGATCCTCGACGCGGGGCGCGCAACCCTCGAGCTCGCGAACCCGGCGCAGAAGCGCATGATCGATCGGGTGGAGGCGGGCGGCCAGCCGAGCCCGCGCATCCGCGTCGCCTTCGAGGTGGAGGATGCCGCAGGCGTCACGCGGCGGCTGGAGGGCGCGGGCGCGACGCTCGTGGCAGCGCCGATCGAGACGCCCTGGCGGTCGCTGAATGCGCGCCTGGACGCTCCGGCGCAGCTGCAGCTCACGATCTTCCAGGAACTCGACGGCCAGGAGACGTTCGTCGGGGGCGCGGCCGCCGCGGACGGTTGA
- a CDS encoding SRPBCC domain-containing protein yields MDQHEVDQPEGDDLTSPIESSIVVAVSSDRAWDAYVHGMTEWWRPGLTGYSARLEHIEVEPHEGGRIVEHARDGRERVWGEVLEATPGERFAHTFQLTEHGDPTTIAIELEDLPHGGTEVRLSHSGWNDSNREARGKHADWPMLLARFKAYAQHI; encoded by the coding sequence ATGGATCAGCACGAAGTTGACCAGCCGGAAGGCGATGATCTGACGTCGCCGATCGAGAGCTCGATCGTCGTCGCCGTCAGCAGTGACCGGGCGTGGGACGCCTACGTGCACGGCATGACCGAGTGGTGGCGTCCCGGGCTCACGGGCTACAGCGCCAGGCTCGAGCACATCGAGGTCGAGCCGCATGAGGGCGGCCGCATCGTCGAGCATGCGCGCGACGGACGCGAGCGCGTCTGGGGCGAGGTGCTGGAGGCAACGCCGGGCGAGCGCTTCGCGCACACGTTCCAGCTCACCGAGCACGGCGACCCGACCACCATCGCCATCGAGCTCGAGGATCTGCCGCACGGCGGCACCGAGGTGCGCCTGTCGCACAGCGGCTGGAACGACTCGAACCGCGAGGCGCGCGGCAAGCACGCCGACTGGCCGATGCTGCTCGCGCGCTTCAAGGCATACGCGCAGCACATCTAG
- a CDS encoding pyridoxal phosphate-dependent aminotransferase gives MNRIAARIAAINESATLKVDAKAKALKAAGRDVISYAAGEPDFATPPNIVEAAERALADPKNYRYTPAAGLPALREAVVAKTLRDSGLQVEASQVLVTNGGKQSVYQAFQTILDPGDEVLVPTPYWTTYPEAIALTGATQVDVFAGADQDYLVTVEQLEAARTDRTKALLMVSPSNPTGAVYTAEQVRAIAEWAEANGLWVISDEIYQNLTYDGVRAVSIVEALPALADRAILVNGVAKTYAMTGWRVGWMVGPADVIKAAANLQSHLTSNVNNVAQLGAVEALNGPQDAVAEMLQAFDRRRHTIVDELSRIPGFSVPTPKGAFYVYADVSGLLGQEWGGVTPTSSLELADLMLEQADVAAVPGEAFGPSGYLRFSYALGDEALLEGVQRLQRLFGAS, from the coding sequence GTGAACCGCATCGCCGCGCGCATCGCCGCCATCAACGAGTCCGCAACCCTCAAGGTCGACGCCAAGGCCAAGGCCCTGAAGGCCGCCGGCCGCGACGTGATCTCCTACGCCGCGGGCGAGCCCGACTTCGCCACGCCGCCCAACATCGTGGAGGCCGCCGAGCGCGCGCTCGCCGATCCGAAGAACTACCGCTACACGCCGGCGGCCGGCCTGCCCGCACTCCGGGAGGCGGTCGTCGCGAAGACGCTGCGCGACTCCGGCCTGCAGGTCGAGGCCAGCCAGGTGCTCGTCACCAATGGCGGCAAGCAGTCGGTCTACCAGGCGTTCCAGACGATCCTCGACCCGGGCGACGAGGTGCTCGTGCCGACGCCGTACTGGACCACCTACCCCGAGGCGATCGCGCTGACCGGCGCGACCCAGGTCGACGTCTTCGCCGGCGCCGACCAGGACTACCTCGTCACGGTCGAGCAGCTCGAAGCCGCGCGCACCGACCGCACCAAGGCGCTGCTCATGGTGAGCCCCTCGAACCCGACGGGCGCGGTGTACACGGCCGAGCAGGTGCGCGCGATCGCGGAGTGGGCGGAGGCCAACGGCCTCTGGGTGATCAGCGACGAGATCTACCAGAACCTCACGTACGACGGCGTGCGGGCCGTGTCGATCGTCGAGGCGCTGCCGGCGCTCGCCGACCGCGCGATCCTGGTCAACGGCGTCGCCAAGACCTACGCGATGACCGGGTGGCGCGTGGGCTGGATGGTCGGGCCGGCCGACGTCATCAAGGCCGCCGCGAACCTGCAGTCGCACCTGACGAGCAACGTGAACAACGTCGCCCAGCTGGGAGCGGTCGAGGCGCTGAACGGCCCGCAGGACGCCGTCGCCGAGATGCTCCAGGCCTTCGACCGTCGGCGCCACACGATCGTCGACGAGCTGTCGCGGATTCCCGGCTTCTCGGTGCCGACGCCCAAGGGAGCGTTCTACGTCTACGCGGATGTGTCAGGGCTGCTCGGCCAGGAGTGGGGCGGGGTCACACCGACCTCGAGCCTCGAGCTGGCCGACCTCATGCTCGAGCAGGCCGACGTGGCCGCGGTGCCCGGCGAGGCATTCGGACCCTCTGGCTACCTGCGCTTCTCGTACGCGCTGGGCGACGAGGCGCTGCTCGAGGGCGTGCAGCGGCTGCAGCGGCTGTTCGGCGCGTCCTAG
- the secE gene encoding preprotein translocase subunit SecE encodes MAENAIEEAPRSREAASRNPFARLVAFLKEVLIELRKVVTPTRRELIRYTLVVLVFVVFMMLIVSGLDLVFGAFVGWMFGDLPLFGLA; translated from the coding sequence GTGGCTGAGAACGCGATCGAGGAAGCACCCCGCTCACGCGAGGCTGCCTCTCGCAACCCGTTCGCACGCCTCGTCGCCTTCCTCAAGGAAGTGCTGATCGAGCTTCGCAAGGTCGTCACGCCGACGCGCAGGGAGCTGATCCGCTACACGCTCGTCGTGCTCGTGTTCGTGGTCTTCATGATGCTCATCGTGTCCGGTCTCGACCTGGTGTTCGGTGCGTTCGTCGGCTGGATGTTCGGCGACCTGCCGCTGTTCGGCCTGGCCTGA